Part of the Bicyclus anynana chromosome 3, ilBicAnyn1.1, whole genome shotgun sequence genome is shown below.
AATCCGGCAAATTAAAGACACCATCTTCTCCCTTGCTTTCCCAACAGCAATTTACGTGTCTATCGCATTTTGGAGCATATACGCCATAGACAAGGAGCTTATATTCCCGGAAAGAATTTCCAAATTATACCACCCAGCGCTCAATCATGTTATGCATACAACTGTGtcgttatttattatcattgaaTTGTTCACATCATACAGAAATTATCCCTCAAGAAAAGTGGGTTATATGGTAACATTTTCTTTCTATATATCGTATTTAGTATGGTTCTTTATTGTCTATGCCAAAACGGGTGCATGGGTATACCCTGTGTTCCAACCTTTGAATTGGCCAATgagatttttattcattatcttAAGTGTAAGTGGTGCTACTGGTTTATACATTTTGGGTGAGAAAATTAACAATCTTGTATGTAAGACTCGTAAACAAAGTTATACCAATGGTACTAGCAATGGTACGACAAATGGTACGGCTAAGGCTaagaaaaaatcataaaactacctacaatcaataaaaaaatataaaaattaagaacgCCTTTCATTATCGTCTGATCTATATAGATACTATCAGAAGAATACATACAACAGAGGGTACAGTACTTTATCATAATCATTTAtcattcgacggcctccgtggctcagtggtatgcgcggtggatttacaaaacggaggtcctgggttcgatccccggctggaatTGTCTAGAAGACTGACTGGCACTAG
Proteins encoded:
- the LOC112048892 gene encoding androgen-induced gene 1 protein gives rise to the protein MSRALLHLSVASLNTFVMWYDQTYITFPFAVKEMEGFPLKSRSMFLTIWCLILQTVYHFVAFLNDVFGTNAQSPKKTPVIRQIKDTIFSLAFPTAIYVSIAFWSIYAIDKELIFPERISKLYHPALNHVMHTTVSLFIIIELFTSYRNYPSRKVGYMVTFSFYISYLVWFFIVYAKTGAWVYPVFQPLNWPMRFLFIILSVSGATGLYILGEKINNLVCKTRKQSYTNGTSNGTTNGTAKAKKKS